atattcatttccaGCTGAACTCTTAAATCTTAAAAATGTATAGCAAGTTTGCAAAGTGCTTTGGTATGTAAGTTACAAGGCAATCATGTGAACTGATtatcatcaattaagaaaaacTACTACATGTTAAAAGACACCACtgatcggggctggagagatggctcagtggttaggagcactaactgttcttccagaggtcctgagttcaaatcccagcaaccacatggtggctcacaaccatctataatgagatctgatgccctcttctggtgtctgaagacagctacagtgtactcaaatacattaaataaataaatctttaaaaaaaaaaaaagacctaggaagcgcaaggccctgggttcggtccccagctccgaaaaaaagaaccaaaaaaaaaaaaaaaaaagacaccactGATCATACAGCAACACAAAAACTAGTATTAGAAAgaatatgaatatttatgaaaaaCAAATGTGCCTTGACTAAATGGAATATCCTTaagttataaaaatgaataaattaataaattaatgaacATATCTAAACCAAATATATTTCATGCTTTAAAATGATAGTCAACTTTATGCTTTATAATTGTATTTTAGTGAAAAACATCCTCAAATGCTTTCCTGAAGAGcaaatgggagaaaaatcaaaGATATTAAATCTTCCATTAAACTATAGTTTTTGAAATATCACAAACAATAATTATCTTTGTGGAACTGTTTTATTATGATAAATCCAGCAAAActttgtgcatacacatatagTCAAAACTGCCCTCCTGAAATAAACATTCAAATTTCttcaaaaatgaaattaaaattttatattctttccaaGCTACTAATACAGTTATATTTGGTAATGGCAATCCTAACTCTTGGCATTACCTGAAAATAGTTGACCTTCTTTATAAAAGCAACCTAGAGAACTACAGCAAAGTTGTGCCAAACTCTTTCTTTTGGAATTCTCTTACTCTGCAAAATTACCACGTATAAGAATAAAGTTGAAACTCAAAGATTTAATACATAACTTACACacaatgaaattcacaaagttgCAAGTATACATTTCCTATTTTGCACTACTATAATCACAAAATGTATAAAGGTGTCATGTTAGGTATTTTGCAACTAATAACTGGTATGATGATGATCTGAGATTGAATGATGCTAAAGAAAAGCACTGTttataaaatatctgataaaaatatttatctcTATTAACATTACAACAGGAAGGTACGTGTTACCAAATTATGATCTCACAGAGGGCAGATCTAGACAGTGCTCACAGGctcccctttctctccatcttctttgAAGTCTTTGTTGTCAGCTTCTTCTTCCACCTCCACCTTGTTTTCATCATTCCCTTCTGTAGCAGCCTCttgctcttcttcttcctttctatccTCGTTTCCGTCAGCCTTCTTTTTTCCGTCTTCCTCATGCTGACCTTCCTTTCCgtcttcctcatgcagatcttccttcccttcttcctcatgcagatcttccttcccttcttcctcatgctGACCTTCCTTTCCgtcttcctcatgcagatcttccttcccttcttcctcatgcagatcttccttcccttcttcctcatgcagatcttccttcccctcttcctcatgcagatcttccttcccttcttcctcatgcagatcttccttcccttcttcctcatgcagatcttccttcccttcttcctcatgcagatcttccttcccttcttcctcatgcagatcttcctttccgtcttcctcatgcagatcttcctttccgtcttcctcatgcagatcttcctttcCGTCTTCCTCATGcagctcttcctttccttcttcctcatgctgactttcctttctgccttccttgTTTTCCTCTACTTTGCATTTCCCATCATCCccctcagtttcctctttctgttgttcttttacttcttcctctGTTTCAGCTTCCCCCTCatcatctttctcttcttccttcttcccatcacCTCCTTTGTCATCTTCTTTTTCcttgtcttccttctcttcatcatCTTTGGCCTCCTTTGCGTCTTCGATTTCAGCTACATCTGGTTTCTCTTTTaggcctccttccctttccccatcttctccctcctcaccTGTATCTTCGTGCTCTTTTTCatcttcatctttctccacatcttgaaTGTTTGCTTCTAGCTCATCATTTTTGCCTTTTGTTACcactgcttctttcttttctcctccatctccttcaGTGTCTTCATTTATCTGTTCTTTTACTTCCTCAGTTTCCATTTTAGAAATGGGTGCCTAGAtataatgaaaggaaaaagattGTAAATTGAGAGCTGTTTTCTCCCTTGAATATTTAGATTAGTTTAATTATACTTGTTTCATGAGAAGCCTACTTATAGTTTGTTTGCCAGAAGTACTTTTCCTATATAAGGAAAATATTCCAAACAATACACAAATATAGTATCTTGATACAAAGCACCACAAACAGATGCTTGCAACCATAATAATTTCAGTAAACCCTGTCTATATAAATACTTTTCATTACAAATATGATGAAACAAGTAAGCAAAGATTGTTTGTTTATTCTATGTCATAAATTCTCAGTAAGAAAAACATGTGGAGATAAAGTCTTTGGGAAAATactgtttttctgttcttttgagacaagatctcacccaagttggccttgaactcacagtgattttCTAGCTCCCACCTACCAAACATTgtctgtgttggtttgaataagaatggccatTGTAGGAgttgggaatttggctcagtggtagagcgcttgcctacgaggcgcaaggccctgggttcggtccccagctccaaaaaaaaaaaaagaaaaggaaaagaatggccatggtaggctcatatattttaatgtttaatcATAATGgaatggcactacttgagaaggattaggtaTGGCGTTGTtgaagaaggtgtggccttgcggTGGCCACTAGGAGTGGGATTTGAGGTTTAAGAAGCCCAAGCCAGGTCACTGTCAGTCTCTCTTCCTGAGGCCTGCAaaaccagatgtagaactctcagctactgctccagcaccatgtgcctgagtgctgtcatgctcctgccacGAAGATAATGGCCTAAATtcctgaaattgtaagccagccccaattaaatgctttcctttatatgGGTTGTTatggttgtggtgtctcttcagagcattAAAACCTAAGACGCTGGGGTAGCAAGCATGTACCACGATGCACAATTTAGATTTGTGtgtcttttgttgtttctttcagacagggtttcattatgtagctctagctgtcctggaactaactgtaTTGACCAGTCCTCAGCCTCACAGAGACAAActcacctctgccttccaacATATTTgtacctttttaaaaacaaaaattacttgAAAATCCTAAATGGTTTCTTAGATATTACATTCATGTATGTTTGATTTGATACCTCGATTTAGTAATTTTACTAGAGTACCTAAAAATGTAGTATACATGAAATATATAGCACTTATTCAAAACATGATACATGGCTGGCCATGTCACTCAGTTGATAGAATGCTTGAATACATGAAGCTCTGGGTTGGGTCACCAGCCTTGCATAAATTAGGTGTGTGTGGTGCTGCAGGTCTGTAATCATAGCACTTAGTAGGTGGAGGTAAGGAGAACCAGAAAAAGAGGTGGAGAcaaggaggaccagaagttccaGGTCATTCTTGACTATATAATGGGTTTGAGGCCGTCCTTGGCTATAGGAGACCTTGGCTGAAACAAAAAGTTCTAAGACAGTTTACTTTATCAtctatagaagaaataaaatgtcattttctggGAGAAGAAGTTAAAAATAGTCTATGAGTTGACAAAAGGAATTAAAGTTTGGCTTATATTTAATAAGAGAATTTTATTTGTTGTAAGTCATTCTTACTGGGATTGTTAAATCAATAACAATGCTAACCAACTGTGCTAATATTACCTGCAAAGCTCATTTTCCATTCGTTTTCTATTTAGACACCATTTTACCACGGAACCACTATTCATttactatttctgtttttaaactaAAAGGCAAGTATGATTATTTGCACTTGCTTGTTAACTTTTCAAGAAGATAGATTTCTGGCTACCTCAATAATTTTGGCTTCTCCATTTTCAGCATTTTCCATGTTGCATTCTCCTTTAACAACTTCTGGCTTGGTTTCAGGAATTGTTGTGGCACCTGCATCTTTGCTTTCTTCCACGACATTTGTGGTCTTCGTTTTCTGCCCagcaacacaaaaataaatatacaaagttTAGGTGCTATGTTGATTCAGGAGAGCTTTAACATAG
The window above is part of the Rattus norvegicus strain BN/NHsdMcwi chromosome X, GRCr8, whole genome shotgun sequence genome. Proteins encoded here:
- the Hmgn5 gene encoding high mobility group nucleosome-binding domain-containing protein 5 isoform X1, with translation MPKRKAAGDASQEPKRRSARLSAMPVPFTPELKPKRASTSRKTKTTNVVEESKDAGATTIPETKPEVVKGECNMENAENGEAKIIEAPISKMETEEVKEQINEDTEGDGGEKKEAVVTKGKNDELEANIQDVEKDEDEKEHEDTGEEGEDGEREGGLKEKPDVAEIEDAKEAKDDEEKEDKEKEDDKGGDGKKEEEKDDEGEAETEEEVKEQQKEETEGDDGKCKVEENKEGRKESQHEEEGKEELHEEDGKEDLHEEDGKEDLHEEDGKEDLHEEEGKEDLHEEEGKEDLHEEEGKEDLHEEEGKEDLHEEEGKEDLHEEEGKEDLHEEEGKEDLHEEDGKEGQHEEEGKEDLHEEEGKEDLHEEDGKEGQHEEDGKKKADGNEDRKEEEEQEAATEGNDENKVEVEEEADNKDFKEDGEKGEPVSTV
- the Hmgn5 gene encoding high mobility group nucleosome-binding domain-containing protein 5 gives rise to the protein MPKRKAAGDASQEPKRRSARLSAMPVPFTPELKPKRASTSRKTKTTNVVEESKDAGATTIPETKPEVVKGECNMENAENGEAKIIEAPISKMETEEVKEQINEDTEGDGGEKKEAVVTKGKNDELEANIQDVEKDEDEKEHEDTGEEGEDGEREGGLKEKPDVAEIEDAKEAKDDEEKEDKEKEDDKGGDGKKEEEKDDEGEAETEEEVKEQQKEETEGDDGKCKVEENKEGRKESQHEEEGKEELHEEDGKEDLHEEDGKEDLHEEDGKEDLHEEEGKEDLHEEEGKEDLHEEEGKEDLHEEEGKEDLHEEEGKEDLHEEEGKEDLHEEEGKEDLHEEDGKEGQHEEDGKKKADGNEDRKEEEEQEAATEGNDENKVEVEEEADNKDFKEDGEKGEPVSTV